A part of bacterium genomic DNA contains:
- a CDS encoding ABC transporter substrate-binding protein, giving the protein MKNREWLRLVLIVLLLFLLSLYIHSAFWRAMAFGSVAALLVFFHFLTPLRVKPFEELKEDVEKMSEGDLRLFRSIPSTQDERMHDFSVSLLVLNAHLRQIVDKMKNVGGSVGHASEQVVELSRTLLKSGQHQSQAAETASEAMSDINHAIIRIAEAAESLNALGITASSAALQLTASIEEVTRNALQVGTYSKDTQLSMQSMVHGMQEMDQASNKLISASHDAELSMQNMHFSIKEVTKRAAESQQLAERASAAAKTGSEVVDDVVFAMKKIAEAFESAGIVIANLAKSSEQIGEILNVITQVADQTNLLSLNAAILSAQAGVHGRGFAVVSDEIRKLSNRTSASVQEIEKLISRVRVEMKDAVQMMEAGKSRLNEGLEQSGKASEALSDILETTSTARERVAAIAEASLEQIKAETEVQQATATIQDRVDQITRIIQEQTKGSHDVYSKAEQTLGLLRNVEKGMKEQTHGAKEVSNIVEHLSGIIQDIHRATSEQSVTSSQVVRSVHSLKNAVQSSTVTIRTLNASAVSLDQESFILKDELSKFRLPEPKKGGVLDLCVTTGLSSLDPAYGRYVYLVDWIYNIYEGLVEFGEGTDLRPSLAERWEVSEDALTYMFWLKKGVRFHNGKEMHATDVRDSFLRVLHPALKTPGTWVFEMVQGAEEYMNGSTNTVDGFNVLDRYTFRIRLREPLPFFLGMLAQCYAFVLPSELTARTGVLTDACGTGPFKLDRLEPDRSLEMSRFHDYHAQPMPYVDSVSVKFGVSEPEISEKLKSGKIHFSSELQKRSLDHFLSMSEWRPRLQTNVQLYTSLIAINSKIPPLTDVRVRQAISYAIDRQRIVHDVVGVERGVIARSLLPPGLQGYDPHAVGYLFDPSRARSLLKQANVPEGTVLEMLQTEAGTNQAVLQIIQENLKDVGLEVRVQFLAPDLLQHAIEKGKVPMRMTKWVADYPDPDNFLYVAFHSKNPAIYTGFQNADFDSFVEEARLVADIRDRVQLYQRAEKIWMEECPCVVLFHNRALVLHQENVHGCIPHFTQPILRLKKIWLS; this is encoded by the coding sequence TTGAAAAACCGGGAATGGCTGCGTCTGGTTCTCATTGTATTGCTTCTATTTCTCCTTTCTCTTTACATACATTCTGCGTTCTGGCGGGCGATGGCGTTTGGATCGGTTGCGGCGCTTCTGGTTTTTTTTCACTTTCTGACACCTCTTCGTGTAAAGCCTTTTGAAGAATTAAAGGAGGATGTTGAAAAGATGTCGGAAGGGGATTTGCGCCTTTTTCGGTCCATTCCCTCAACTCAAGACGAACGGATGCACGATTTTTCTGTCTCGTTACTGGTTTTGAATGCTCATCTCCGCCAGATCGTGGACAAGATGAAAAATGTGGGCGGGAGTGTGGGTCACGCATCGGAGCAGGTTGTTGAACTTTCCCGAACGTTGCTCAAGAGCGGGCAACACCAGTCGCAGGCGGCAGAGACTGCATCCGAAGCGATGAGCGATATCAATCATGCAATCATCAGAATTGCTGAAGCGGCAGAGAGTTTGAACGCTCTCGGCATTACGGCATCCAGCGCCGCTTTGCAGCTTACCGCCAGCATAGAAGAGGTTACTCGCAACGCACTGCAGGTCGGTACCTATTCCAAAGACACTCAGTTGAGCATGCAGAGCATGGTTCACGGAATGCAGGAGATGGATCAGGCAAGTAATAAACTCATATCAGCATCGCACGATGCCGAGCTTTCGATGCAGAACATGCATTTCAGCATAAAGGAAGTCACCAAGAGGGCTGCTGAATCGCAGCAACTGGCCGAACGCGCTTCGGCCGCTGCGAAAACCGGCAGCGAGGTTGTGGATGATGTCGTTTTCGCTATGAAGAAGATTGCAGAGGCTTTTGAAAGCGCGGGAATCGTGATTGCTAATCTGGCGAAAAGCTCAGAACAGATCGGTGAAATTCTAAATGTGATTACGCAGGTAGCCGATCAAACGAATCTCCTTTCGCTCAATGCGGCGATTCTTTCCGCTCAGGCCGGAGTGCATGGCCGCGGCTTCGCAGTTGTATCGGATGAAATCCGCAAACTTTCCAACCGTACTTCCGCCTCCGTGCAAGAAATTGAAAAGTTAATCTCGCGCGTGCGAGTAGAAATGAAAGACGCCGTTCAAATGATGGAGGCAGGAAAGAGCCGGTTGAATGAAGGTCTGGAGCAGAGCGGAAAAGCTTCAGAAGCGCTTTCCGATATCCTGGAAACAACTTCCACGGCCCGCGAAAGAGTTGCGGCCATTGCGGAAGCATCGCTCGAACAGATCAAAGCTGAAACAGAAGTGCAACAGGCAACCGCCACGATCCAGGATCGCGTCGATCAAATCACAAGGATCATTCAGGAGCAAACGAAAGGAAGCCACGACGTGTATTCAAAGGCGGAGCAAACTCTTGGCCTTCTTCGAAACGTGGAAAAGGGAATGAAGGAACAAACGCACGGCGCGAAAGAAGTAAGCAACATTGTCGAACACCTTTCCGGAATCATTCAGGACATCCACAGAGCGACTTCAGAGCAGTCTGTCACAAGCTCTCAGGTGGTGCGGTCCGTGCACAGTCTCAAGAATGCGGTTCAGTCGAGCACCGTCACGATCCGGACTCTCAATGCAAGCGCGGTTTCGCTCGATCAGGAGTCATTCATTCTCAAAGATGAGTTGTCCAAGTTTCGTCTTCCTGAACCGAAGAAAGGAGGGGTGCTCGATTTATGCGTAACAACCGGGCTCTCTTCGCTCGATCCTGCTTATGGACGGTACGTCTATCTCGTGGATTGGATTTACAACATATATGAAGGCCTTGTGGAATTCGGAGAAGGAACCGATTTGCGCCCCTCCCTTGCGGAACGCTGGGAAGTCTCCGAAGATGCACTGACTTACATGTTCTGGCTGAAAAAAGGAGTGAGGTTCCACAACGGAAAGGAAATGCATGCAACGGACGTTCGCGATTCTTTCCTTAGAGTATTGCACCCCGCGCTTAAGACTCCGGGCACATGGGTTTTTGAAATGGTTCAGGGAGCCGAAGAATATATGAACGGATCTACTAATACTGTAGATGGATTTAATGTCCTGGACCGGTATACTTTCCGGATCCGGTTGCGTGAGCCGCTCCCGTTTTTCTTAGGTATGCTCGCGCAATGTTACGCATTTGTACTTCCATCCGAGCTGACTGCGCGAACCGGCGTCTTGACGGACGCTTGTGGAACCGGTCCTTTTAAATTAGACCGGCTGGAACCGGATCGGTCACTTGAAATGTCCCGTTTTCACGATTATCACGCACAGCCGATGCCTTACGTGGACAGCGTTTCCGTGAAGTTTGGCGTCTCCGAACCTGAGATTTCGGAAAAATTAAAGAGCGGCAAAATCCATTTTTCCTCTGAGCTTCAAAAGCGATCCCTTGACCATTTTTTGAGTATGTCCGAGTGGCGTCCGCGTTTACAAACAAATGTGCAACTGTACACGTCGTTGATTGCGATCAATAGCAAGATTCCGCCTTTAACCGATGTTCGTGTTAGACAGGCCATTTCGTACGCGATTGACCGTCAGCGGATTGTTCACGATGTCGTGGGTGTGGAACGCGGCGTGATCGCCAGAAGTTTGTTGCCGCCGGGATTGCAGGGATACGATCCTCATGCTGTCGGTTATCTGTTTGATCCTTCGCGGGCGCGAAGCCTTTTGAAACAGGCAAATGTGCCGGAGGGAACGGTTCTGGAAATGTTGCAAACAGAAGCAGGCACGAATCAGGCCGTCTTGCAGATCATTCAGGAGAATTTAAAAGACGTTGGTTTGGAAGTGCGCGTTCAATTCCTTGCGCCCGACCTTTTGCAGCACGCCATCGAAAAAGGGAAGGTGCCGATGCGAATGACAAAATGGGTGGCCGACTATCCGGATCCGGATAATTTTTTATACGTAGCCTTTCATTCGAAGAATCCTGCAATTTATACAGGTTTTCAAAATGCTGATTTCGACAGTTTTGTAGAAGAAGCGAGGTTGGTGGCTGACATCCGCGATCGCGTTCAATTGTATCAGCGCGCTGAAAAAATCTGGATGGAAGAATGTCCATGCGTGGTGCTCTTTCATAATCGCGCTCTCGTGCTTCATCAGGAGAATGTCCACGGTTGTATTCCACACTTTACACAGCCCATCCTCCGCCTCAAAAAAATCTGGCTCTCGTGA
- a CDS encoding phage holin family protein yields MAALKGADFFLDNFNLRGDFFSLFCFSIVLGLLNWFVKPILVFFSVPFIVLTIGFFYIIINALLLYVTSVLMPGVLSATTFGIFWGSVLVSIFHWLLTALFRVREKK; encoded by the coding sequence ATGGCTGCGCTAAAGGGCGCGGACTTTTTCCTCGATAACTTTAACCTTCGTGGCGATTTTTTTTCCCTTTTCTGCTTCAGCATCGTTCTTGGATTGCTCAACTGGTTCGTTAAACCGATTCTGGTTTTCTTTTCCGTGCCGTTCATTGTGCTGACGATCGGCTTTTTTTACATCATCATTAATGCCCTTCTTTTGTACGTGACCTCTGTATTAATGCCAGGCGTGCTTTCTGCAACCACGTTTGGAATTTTTTGGGGAAGCGTTCTTGTATCGATCTTTCATTGGCTTTTGACGGCGCTCTTCCGAGTTCGGGAGAAAAAATAG
- the msrA gene encoding peptide-methionine (S)-S-oxide reductase MsrA, which translates to MKIVRAFIILSIALLFMGDSFAQPKYAKATFAGGCFWCMEPPFDKLPGVVSTTSGYAGGQKMNPTYEEVSAGVTGHAEVVQVLYDPSKVSYAKLLEVFWHNIDPFVKNRQFCDTGSQYRTAIFYHDENQKKLALESKTALEKSGKLKELIVTEIVPLKDFYPAEEYHQDFYKKSSLRYNSYRIGCGRDRRLEEIWGRSGH; encoded by the coding sequence ATGAAAATCGTTAGAGCTTTTATCATATTGTCTATCGCATTGTTGTTCATGGGTGATTCTTTCGCGCAACCAAAATATGCAAAAGCCACTTTTGCCGGTGGTTGTTTCTGGTGCATGGAGCCTCCTTTCGACAAGCTTCCCGGAGTTGTTTCTACGACATCGGGATATGCCGGCGGGCAAAAAATGAACCCGACTTATGAAGAAGTTTCTGCCGGCGTTACTGGGCATGCGGAAGTCGTACAGGTGCTTTATGATCCCTCCAAAGTCAGCTATGCGAAGTTGCTGGAAGTCTTCTGGCACAACATTGATCCTTTTGTGAAGAACAGGCAGTTTTGTGATACAGGAAGCCAGTACCGCACAGCCATCTTCTATCATGATGAGAATCAAAAGAAACTTGCTTTGGAATCGAAAACCGCGCTGGAAAAATCAGGAAAGCTTAAGGAACTGATCGTCACGGAAATCGTGCCTTTAAAGGATTTTTATCCCGCAGAAGAATACCATCAGGACTTCTACAAGAAGAGTTCCCTGCGCTATAACAGTTACCGCATCGGTTGTGGCCGCGACCGCCGGCTTGAAGAAATCTGGGGAAGGAGCGGTCATTGA
- a CDS encoding alkaline phosphatase family protein, with protein sequence MPLRFKKLPLSQDQPPNKQSHPPEAPDGAPPSTSLEEVRKRLESFGYLNSRIERFYLQSLSRTASQFLNRLFVSFRVGLLAGTVAAVLMTAGTLVFNTELLRRKLDILLLFIYFESFFVLLFTVLEFLLIFLVSVLLRISRGRRLVFAGQAVSFLIGLSFFAYFFYWGRTQIEYLRLFSNVSIAAMFLIVTLSCIFVAKCAWLGFLVAFRESDLGRILPNWRRFNLEFLLGLTAILILLPFILNRGESGEKEHPPVAVFSTNDRWILLAIDGVSRETLNHFAKTENIPHLRSLMAQTPPADFRILERSAPPVVWTSIATGVSPAQHGIRTPEVKRWRGQSSWIQETPLELAVHSIMIHAGFGQRQPVSGYLRKVKTFWEILSDNGLRAGVVNWWGSWPARNLRGWNVSERYYYKLASGGQSQEETFPRKLFQQYSSLYKGGSNKISGPDLDLFYLRLFNEQLKKDPVRVAALYLPGFDILNYEHYEARRIDPFSYTEAFVRHLNWIDNWLLQLQSQHPEYRVMMIFYQGRALPGHHSAMLVTGAQLTAKTSYSEYDVTPMLLYSCGLPLARDMKTELIRSVIARERLEKTPVRYVAEYTAPRDRVEFSHADQFNDLLVEQMKSLGYLQ encoded by the coding sequence TTGAGTCAAGACCAGCCGCCAAATAAACAAAGCCATCCTCCGGAGGCGCCGGATGGGGCGCCTCCGTCTACTTCTTTAGAAGAAGTTCGGAAACGTTTAGAGTCTTTTGGGTATCTAAACAGCCGTATTGAACGCTTCTATTTGCAGAGTCTCTCCCGTACAGCATCCCAGTTTCTGAACCGTTTGTTCGTGAGCTTTCGCGTGGGGCTCCTGGCCGGCACCGTCGCAGCTGTCCTGATGACCGCCGGAACGCTCGTATTCAATACGGAACTGCTGAGACGAAAACTCGATATCCTTCTGCTTTTCATTTATTTCGAATCTTTTTTTGTCCTTTTGTTTACCGTTCTGGAATTTCTGCTCATTTTTCTGGTATCGGTCCTGCTTCGGATTTCCAGGGGACGGCGACTGGTTTTTGCAGGTCAGGCGGTCAGCTTTCTCATTGGATTGTCCTTCTTTGCGTATTTCTTTTACTGGGGAAGGACGCAGATTGAATACTTGAGGCTCTTTTCCAACGTTTCGATCGCAGCCATGTTTTTGATTGTTACACTTTCTTGCATTTTCGTGGCAAAGTGCGCATGGCTTGGTTTTCTTGTTGCGTTTCGCGAATCGGATCTCGGGCGCATCTTGCCAAATTGGCGAAGATTCAATCTGGAATTCTTATTGGGGTTGACAGCGATTTTGATTCTGTTGCCGTTTATTTTGAATCGCGGTGAATCAGGGGAAAAAGAGCATCCTCCCGTTGCCGTTTTTTCGACGAATGATCGATGGATCCTGCTGGCCATTGATGGCGTTTCACGCGAAACCCTGAATCACTTCGCAAAAACAGAAAACATACCTCATCTGAGAAGTTTGATGGCTCAAACTCCACCGGCAGATTTTCGAATTTTGGAGCGCTCGGCTCCTCCTGTGGTCTGGACCAGCATTGCCACCGGGGTTTCACCGGCTCAGCATGGAATTCGAACGCCTGAAGTCAAAAGGTGGCGCGGGCAAAGTTCCTGGATTCAGGAAACACCGCTGGAACTTGCTGTTCACTCCATCATGATCCATGCAGGTTTCGGGCAACGTCAGCCCGTTTCCGGTTATTTGCGGAAAGTGAAGACTTTTTGGGAGATACTTTCTGATAATGGCTTGCGCGCCGGTGTCGTTAATTGGTGGGGAAGCTGGCCGGCCCGAAATTTGCGGGGGTGGAACGTTTCGGAGCGGTATTACTACAAGCTTGCTTCCGGCGGTCAGTCGCAGGAGGAAACCTTTCCACGAAAATTGTTCCAGCAATACTCCTCCTTGTATAAAGGAGGGAGCAACAAAATCAGCGGACCCGATCTGGATCTTTTTTATCTGCGGCTATTCAACGAACAACTGAAAAAAGATCCTGTTCGTGTCGCCGCTCTTTATCTGCCCGGTTTTGATATTCTCAACTACGAGCACTATGAGGCAAGGAGAATCGATCCCTTCAGCTACACGGAAGCTTTCGTTCGTCATTTGAATTGGATCGACAACTGGCTTTTGCAGCTTCAATCGCAACATCCGGAATACCGGGTGATGATGATTTTCTATCAGGGTAGGGCTCTTCCGGGTCATCATAGCGCGATGTTGGTCACCGGCGCGCAACTTACAGCCAAAACGAGTTATTCCGAATACGATGTTACGCCAATGTTGCTGTACAGCTGTGGTCTCCCGCTTGCGCGCGACATGAAGACCGAACTGATCCGCTCTGTGATCGCTCGCGAGCGGCTGGAGAAGACGCCGGTGCGCTATGTTGCTGAATATACAGCTCCACGCGACCGTGTCGAATTTTCGCACGCAGATCAATTTAATGATCTTCTCGTCGAGCAGATGAAATCGCTCGGGTATTTGCAGTAG